Genomic segment of Oncorhynchus keta strain PuntledgeMale-10-30-2019 chromosome 5, Oket_V2, whole genome shotgun sequence:
GGTGTAGGTTGTGTATTTAACCGGCTTTATATGAGATTTGGTTTGGAAAGTTCTACTCCATGCTCTAACATTGTCGACATTATTAAAATGCATCCAAATGCTACTGTGCTTCCGACTCATTTCCCAGCTGTTTTCAGttatccttcctctctctccttctcggcagctaagtgtgtgactgtgagttGGCTCGAGCCTCCCTCACGCATCTTTGGTTCATTGGTTgacactgtgtgtctgattgtCAGGAACAACAGGTGAGGCTGTTAGTCTGAGCAGACAGTCAAAACAAATGTGTGTGCGCTTGAGCATTTAGGCCTATATTATTTTATTTCGTTTTTTGAATTAGTTAATTCTCattatttaaatatttttattattCATATCTTAATTTTTGTAGATTTTTATAAATGGATTTGGCTCTTCTGATATGCGAGCCGGCTCCCAACATTCACCTACAAGAGCCGGATCTTAAGAGCCGACTCGTTGGCGAACGACCCATCACTACTTGATGGGAATTTCTTACAGTACCTTATGGTCAAGTGACACCCataacagctcaatagggttgagatccagtgactgtgctggccactccttATAGACAGAATATCAGCCGACTGCTTcatccctaaatagttattgcatagtttggagctgtgctttgggtcagaaattggctccaattaagcgccgtccacagggtacGTCATGGTGTTgaaaaatggagtgatagccttccttcttcaagattcCTTTTACCcagtacaaatctcccactttaccaccaccaaagcacccccagaccttcacattgcctccaccatgcttgacagatgacGTCAAGCACCTTTCATTTTTTCTGCTTCttacgaatgttcttctttgtgatccgaacacctcaaactgagattcgtctgtccataacactttttccaatcttcctctgtccagtgtctgttcttttgcccatcttaatcttttattggccagtctcagatatggctttttctttgcaactctgcctagaaggccaacatcccggagtcgcctcttcactgttgacgttgagactggtgttttgcgggttctATTTATTGAAGCTGCAAGTTGAGGATTTGTgaagcatctgtttctcaaactagacactcaaatgcacttgtcctcttgctcagttgtgcaccagggcctctcactcctctttctattctggttagagccagtttgtgctgttctttgaagggagtagtacacagcatagTATGAGATCTTCAGTAGACTGACAAGTTCCAGAAGAAAGTTCttagtttctggccattttgagcctgtaattgaacccaattgaattgcttctttaaatcagcacaacagttttcagctgtgctaacataattgcaaaaggggtttctaattatcaattagcctttttaaaatgataaacttggattagctaacacaacgtgccattggaacactggagtggtggttgctgataatgggccttggtacacctatgtagatattccattaaaaaataaGCTGTTTCCAGCTACTTAGTcacttacaacattaacaatgtcttcactgtatttctgatcaacttgattttattttaatgaacataaaatgtgattttccttcaaaaacaaggccatttctaagtgactccaaacttttgaaaggtagtgtaggtgcttacttacaagcccttaaccaacagtgcagttcaagaaagaattaagaaaatatttactaaataaaatggtaaaaataaagtaacacagaattacataacaataacaaggctatatacaggaggcaccggtactgagtaaatgtgtgtggggggcgtacaggttagtcaaggtaatttgtacatgtaggtaggggaaaggaactatgcatagatgatacagtgagtagcagcagtgggggatcaatgtaaatagtccaggtggtcATTCGATTAATTGTTCAttagtcttatagcttggggatgttcaggagccttttggacctagacttggtgctccagtatgacttgggtgacaggagtctttgacaattttttgggccttcctctgacactgcctggtatatagatcctggatggcaggatgcttggccccagtgatatactgggccgtacgcactaccctctgtagcgccttatggtcagataccgagcagttgccatacgagGCCATGctgtcgatggtgcagctgtataacttgaGGATCTACGAACCCATGCCAAACCATTTCAGTCTCCTGACAGGaaaaaggtgttgtcatgccctcttcacgactgtcttggtgtgtttggaccataatagtttGCTGCACTTAGTTTACTGCACATTATTATGCAATGGAAGACAGGTGAAACAATCTAACAATATTTCTAATAAATCAAAATTTAAGAACACCCTATCCTGACACATGTAAACCAGTGTTATTTTTAATAGCAAATAATACTCAAAAGTGATTCTTCATCAACTTAAAAGTTGATGTGGGGTGACACCTGCTGGTCAAATTAAGGAGAGAAAACAATGAGCAAAAAGGACATAAGGGGCCAGTAGACTGGATTCAAAATGTCACATGTAGATATGATCCAATTTCAACCTCAGTTACTAGGCTATTCCACATTACATCACTATGTATAATTCTATCACATCATGAACTGAAATCCTGCCTTGCCTTCCCTATACATGTAGAACCAGTAGTGAGAGTATTGAATGAAAAAGAGAAACTTGTTCCCCAGCAACTGAAAGCACACAAATACAAGGTAGACGACAGATTGGCTGGCTGACACACAgtgtacagacacacatacaaagaGACTATGTACAGGCACACACATGTTTAAGAATACAGCTTTACTAATAAGGCCCAAGCaagaattgtttaaaaaaaagagcATTCAGCAAGTGATATTGGTGTGATATTGTTGTCCACAAAGAGTGGACATCAACACAGAGAGGTTACACTGTTCCAAAGCCTTAAGGAGAAATTCATGAAAAAACATTGGGAGTAGCAATAGAAGTGACTACATAGATGAAAATGTCATCATCGTAAAGTCAATTCATGTCAATCATTCTATCTTCTGTTCGCCCATCTCCTTATTCAGCTCTTCATAAGTAGCGTCCTCCTCCTTGTCATCTCCCTCTTCTGCCCGTGAGTTAGGGACCCAGAGCCCAGAGTCGATGCATCTCTTCATGTGGACCTTAGCCTCCTGACGGGTGGGAACAATGACGTCACTATTCAGTGTGCCTTTACATTTGTAAAACAATGTGTGTTGTCGTATGCTTGCCCTGAGCACGTGGAAAACAATATAACAAAAGAAACACAGGAATGGATTGTTATGTAACCTACCGTTGGGTCCAGCTTCGTGATGACAGTCTGCAACATGGCAATGTCCTTCTcgtcaaaacatttctgcatctCCTACAAAAAGGACAAAATAAATGGCTTCGTTAACTTGCAAAAACAGAGCTAGGGATGATGATGGAAGGACGGTGTAAAATGGAGGAGGTGCAGCATTAGATGTCCTGTACCTCAGGTAAGGACTCATACACCTCGGCAGGATCCAGTCCTCCGGGCCCCAGgcgtttctgtctctcctcctcttcgtACTCCTTCATGGCCCTCTCGATGCGGATCTTGGCCCTGCCGCGCACCCTCTCCTTAAAGGACTCCAGCTCATCATTGAAGGCATCCTGATACTGCTGATCTGCAGTCTGAGAGGGAAATGTAACTGTTAGGCTATATGCTTTGCTATTGAGTGCAAGTGGGAAATGTATCACctttacacacaaacaaaccttTATCTTGTCGAAGAACTGACGGAAGCAACCGCGGGGATCCACCTTCAGGCTCTTAGCCAGCTCCAGGATGAACTGCATCACTATGGTCTGGTGGGCCACCTGCTCCATCAGCGCTTTCTTCTACAGGAGGAAAACATCAACAGGACACTGACATTAACCCTTGTCTATGCTCATCTGTATCAAGAAAAGGAAACTGCATGTGTACTTCGTACTGAGGCATGTTTGGGCAAATAAAGAGGATCAGACGATCACTTACTAACCTACTTCATAACCTTCACTACACCAGGATTGTGTTAATTATGTACCAAATGTAAGAAAATGgacagaaacagggagggactacctggacttgttCAACAAGAAACACTATCATTTTCTGTTTCAAAACATTTTGCTACCCTGTGCCCTACTGAACATTACCCTGATGAGTGGTCTCGGGGGTAATGTATAGCGGATGAAATCCCCGATGGGTTATTAGTGGTGAGGTTTGTCGTATTACGGTTCTGCactcacctcctccacctccaggtcAATGCACATGATGACTAGGTAGTTGGCCGTCTCCTCACACACCAGGTGAGGGTTGTCTGATAGGTACTTCTGGCTGTCGTCCCAGCGTTTCATCATACCTGACAACAGAGACAGATACCATGGCCATGACAACTACCCACAAAGAATGGGGACAACAAAGAATGGGAAAATGACTCACCAAAGTGTTTGATCTCTTTCTCATACTTCTCCACAAAGGTCTTGTGTTTCTGCTCTTTCTGCTCCTCGGTCTCCTCCTTCACATCTGGTTTAACATTCATAACACtctaggagagacagaaggagtgagagagagatcggAGTGGGacagaaggagtgagagagagatcgaAGTGGGGGCAAGTCAAGTGGCATCAGCAAATAACCATCACCTGCAGCCAGGGTGCACCAGTGGTTCCACACACTAAACCCACCTTGCTGAAGCCCTCCTTGCAGAGTGTGTCTACATTCCATGGCATCTTCTTCTCTTCCCGCCGGTGGTCCTCCAGTTTCTTCTCCCACTCCCGCTCCTCCTTCTTCAGCCTCTTCTCCTCGGCCTGTGCCTTGCTCAGCTCGGCTTTGGCATCGTCCGTGACTGAACTGGACAGATTCTTGGTCTTCTTCTGTGCTTCAGTCAACTTGCGCTTAGATTCAGCTAGCCCCTTCTCCAGGTCCTCCCCAGCCTTTATGAACTGGTCCATTCGTTCCACACGCGCCTAtgtgatggtggggagaggggtCAGGACAAAGATATCTCATCAAGGATAACTACCTACACAACATTTGACGTTGTATATCTTTCCATTGCGTTTATCTGCGATTGGAGGCTGTTTACATAACGCATCTGCAAATCTAGAAAGCTAGCTAATAATGTGATACTTAGCTACTTGGTCTCTGTAATTTAGCTAtctaattgtattttttttatttttgttacctttaattaggcaagtcagttaagaacagggtcttatttacaatgacggcctaggaacagttggttaactgccttgttcaggggcagaacgacacatgttttaccttgtcagctcagattcgatcttgcaacctttcagttactggcccaacactctcaccattaggctacctgccgccccaaacgtTCGACATAACGTTACCTCATGTCTCCATTTGAAAAGGCTGGGTGTATCGATGTTTGGATGAGTGTCATCTTCATCATCTGAAACCTCAATGTGGTCCCACACGCTGTAGTCTATCCTACTTGTCATTCTTGCTAGCAGACTAAAACGTTGCTTGCAGCAAGAGCACGTTAAAAGTGAAAATAACAGATGTGAGTCTAATGATACAACGTAACTATCTAACTTCAAACCTTGTTAGAAATTATATTGGTAGCTAATATATTTACTATTGCTAAATAACAATAGTGCACAATGTAGCTTTAGCTTGCTATGGAGGAAACCCTAGACATTTCCGTTTAGACGTTTTCCACGTCTCTACGTAAACTCGTTATTGAAGAACGTGAAGGCAAAGGCATGTGGGTGGGGCATGAGAtttttataataaaaaaataaatataaagaTTATTTAGTAGTTTAAATAATAATAGCCTACCATCATTGATAATAATAAAACCAACTGGCCATATAAATATACATTTGTCATTTTATTAGTGTTTTTATGCATGTAAAAAAGAGAACATAAACAACGTAGATTTCCAAAATAAAGTTAATGGATAGCTTATTAATGGATATAATTATTCACACTACCTCTCGTTCTAGGGTTCTCCACACTGAAAGTGAACTGTATACCCTACATATATATTTAAACACATCAAAGTATACGTTATGTtgcaataacaacaacaataatcaatCATAACACAATATGCTACTATAAACTATTACATGACCAAAGTCTTTAAGAATGTAAGGCGATTCCTTTTTTTCTGTGCGATGGTCTGGCTGACAATGATGACATTCTCACACCTGTAACAAAACCATGCAATTGATATTAGAGACAGACAATATCTTCCCTCTGCTAATCCCCCAAACTTGGACTTTTGTTTTGTAAAGCCAACACTCCACTGAGGGAAAAGTCACAACTCCAATGTGGCCCTCAAAGAGACTCCTCACATTACATACCATAGAAAAATCAAATAAGAACAATGGCTTCTATAACAAGTGTGATGGTAGAGAGTGCTAGTTCTATCCTCTAAATGTGTGCATTTAACAATGCCCCCTTCACTGTGTCTTCCTACCTTAAGACTTAGTCTTGATGATGAATTGCTTACTCTTCTTGCCAATCTTATTAGAGGAAATGCAGGTGTAGGTCCCTGGAAGCAAGGAGGAAGAGGTAAAAAGAGGTAGGTCCTCCATCTTATCTTTGGGATCTGAAGACTGCCAGCTGTACACAGGACTGGGGCTTCCTGTAGCCGTGCAGTTTAATGTGATTTCATCCCCCATACCGATGTCCAGGGTCTCAGCCTCAGGACTGAGGAAGGATGGGGGGTCTGAGAAAATAAGGGAAAGGGATGGATA
This window contains:
- the LOC118384541 gene encoding hsp90 co-chaperone Cdc37-like; its protein translation is MTSRIDYSVWDHIEVSDDEDDTHPNIDTPSLFKWRHEARVERMDQFIKAGEDLEKGLAESKRKLTEAQKKTKNLSSSVTDDAKAELSKAQAEEKRLKKEEREWEKKLEDHRREEKKMPWNVDTLCKEGFSKSVMNVKPDVKEETEEQKEQKHKTFVEKYEKEIKHFGMMKRWDDSQKYLSDNPHLVCEETANYLVIMCIDLEVEEKKALMEQVAHQTIVMQFILELAKSLKVDPRGCFRQFFDKIKTADQQYQDAFNDELESFKERVRGRAKIRIERAMKEYEEEERQKRLGPGGLDPAEVYESLPEEMQKCFDEKDIAMLQTVITKLDPTEAKVHMKRCIDSGLWVPNSRAEEGDDKEEDATYEELNKEMGEQKIE